One genomic window of Actinomycetota bacterium includes the following:
- the rpsL gene encoding 30S ribosomal protein S12 — protein MPTIQQLIRQGRDIKRTKSKTPAFKGSPQRRGVCLRVYTTTPKKPNSALRKIARVRLTSGMEVTAYIPGEQHNLQEHSIVLVRGGRVRDLPGVRYKIIRGALDTAGVRNRKQGRSKYGAKKGGS, from the coding sequence GTGCCGACGATCCAGCAGCTGATCAGGCAGGGACGGGACATCAAAAGGACCAAGTCCAAGACGCCTGCGTTCAAGGGCTCGCCCCAGCGGCGAGGCGTCTGCCTGCGCGTCTACACCACCACTCCCAAAAAGCCCAACTCAGCGCTGCGCAAGATCGCCAGGGTGCGCCTGACGTCCGGGATGGAGGTAACGGCCTACATCCCCGGAGAGCAGCACAACCTTCAGGAGCACTCGATCGTGCTCGTCCGCGGAGGCCGTGTCCGCGACCTCCCGGGCGTCCGCTACAAGATCATCCGCGGCGCTCTTGACACCGCGGGGGTCCGCAACCGCAAGCAGGGCCGCTCCAAGTACGGCGCCAAAAAGGGCGGTTCGTAG